In one Vicia villosa cultivar HV-30 ecotype Madison, WI unplaced genomic scaffold, Vvil1.0 ctg.000236F_1_1_1, whole genome shotgun sequence genomic region, the following are encoded:
- the LOC131625736 gene encoding myb-related protein 305-like: protein MYSGVMERNTEWSVIEEDRWRKGPWTSEEDKLLIEYVKLHGEGRWNSVARLTGLRRNGKSCRLRWVNYLRPDLKKGQITQQEESIILELHARWGNRWSTIARSLPGRTDNEIKNYWRTHFKKKTKKPFDAAEKAKNRSFKRQQQQLKLQQHQIQQQQQFQYNMDMKGIIDLLLDENDYYSVPSTSQESQEMVTMYGETPEQQGYSYSMVNGSGNVYAQESSNEEILWDGLWNMDDVLGSSMQPMMLQAKPANVHNLVTPFC from the exons ATGTATTCAGGAGTAATGGAAAGAAACACAGAATGGAGTGTTATAGAAGAAGATAGATGGAGGAAAGGACCTTGGACTTCTGAGGAAGACAAATTGCTCATTGAGTATGTCAAACTGCACGGTGAAGGCAGATGGAACTCTGTTGCTAGGCTTACAG GATTGAGAAGAAATGGGAAAAGTTGTAGGTTAAGATGGGTCAACTATTTGAGGCCAGACCTTAAGAAGGGCCAGATAACACAACAAGAAGAAAGCATAATCCTAGAGCTTCATGCTAGATGGGGAAAtag ATGGTCAACAATTGCAAGAAGCTTGCCGGGAAGAACAGACAACGAAATAAAGAACTATTGGAGAACACATTTCAAGAAAAAGACTAAAAAACCGTTCGATGCTGCTGAAAAGGCAAAAAATCGCTCTTTCAAAAGGCAGCAACAACAGTTGAAACTGCAACAGCACCAAATTCAGCAGCAGCAACAATTTCAATACAATATGGACATGAAAGGGATTATAGACTTGTTGCTTGATGAAAATGACTACTATAGTGTGCCTTCTACTTCTCAAGAGAGTCAAGAAATGGTTACCATGTATGGAGAAACACCAGAACAACAAGGTTACTCTTACTCTATGGTCAATGGTAGTGGTAATGTTTATGCTCAAGagtcttcaaatgaagaaatttTGTGGGATGGACTTTGGAACATGGATGATGTTCTTGGAAGTTCAATGCAACCTATGATGCTACAAGCAAAACCAGCCAATGTGCACAATTTAGTTACTCCCTTTTGTTAA
- the LOC131625735 gene encoding pentatricopeptide repeat-containing protein At3g12770-like → MIPWKTFPLTTSRYYTSATMFLAPQSLLHLLQLSIDLHSHKLSQQCHSQILANGFSQNAFLTTRLISAYATSGDLTRSKLVFDSVQTKNVYLWNSIINAHVKNHQFDQAITLFRQMGLTSLLPDDYTLSTISKLSGEVKDLVLGKLIHGKSMRIGFVSDIVLANSVMSMYTRCGEFGDAGKVFDEMSQRNVASFNVLISGCAALGNFSSALHGDIWDFFRRMQYEGFKADAFTVASLLPLCSDNVRKLDYGRELHCYLVKNELDLKVVSDVHIGSSLIDMYSRSNKLVLSRRVFDQMKSRNIYVWTAMINGCVQNRAPEDALILFLEMQRKDRIQPNEVSLISVLPACGLLAGLMGGKQVHAFSIKMELNDYISLGNALIDMYAKCGSLDYARRVFDNVSYFKDAITWSSIISAYGLHGKGREAVTTYYEMLQQGIKPDMITVVSVLSACSKSGLVDEGISIYNSLTTKYEMKPTVEICACVVDMLGRSGQLDQALEFIKKMPMNPGPSVWGSLFTASVIHGNSMTRDLAYRCLLELEPENPSNYISLSNTYAAYRKWDVVTEVRTMMKEKGLRKVPGISWITMGGKTHSFTVADKAHPCSSSIYEMLDDLVSIMTDGCTDIDILT, encoded by the coding sequence ATGATTCCGTGGAAGACATTTCCCCTAACAACCTCTCGCTACTACACTTCCGCCACTATGTTCCTTGCACCACAGAgtctccttcatcttcttcagcTCAGCATCGACCTCCATTCCCACAAACTTTCCCAACAATGTCACTCTCAAATCCTCGCAAACGGCTTTTCCCAAAACGCTTTCCTCACCACCAGACTCATCTCTGCATACGCCACATCTGGAGACTTAACCCGGTCAAAACTCGTCTTTGACTCTGTTCAAACCAAGAACGTTTATCTCTGGAACTCCATAATTAATGCCCATgtcaaaaatcatcaatttgatcAAGCCATTACATTGTTCCGCCAAATGGGTCTTACTAGTTTGTTGCCTGATGATTACACACTTTCTACAATTTCCAAACTTTCCGGTGAAGTTAAGGACTTGGTTTTAGGGAAATTGATTCATGGGAAGAGTATGAGGATTGGGTTTGTGTCGGATATTGTTCTTGCCAATTCTGTTATGTCAATGTACACTAGATGCGGAGAATTTGGTGATGCGgggaaggtgtttgatgaaatgtctcAGAGGAATGTTGCTTCATTTAATGTTTTAATTTCTGGATGTGCTGCCTTGGGAAATTTTTCTTCTGCTTTACATGGTGATATATGGGATTTTTTTCGAAGAATGCAGTATGAAGGCTTTAAGGCGGATGCTTTTACCGTTGCTAGTCTTTTGCCTTTGTGTTCTGATAATGTTAGGAAGTTGGATTATGGGAGGGAACTTCACTGTTATCTTGTGAAGAATGAATTGGATTTGAAAGTGGTATCGGATGTTCATATCGGGTCGTCTTTGATAGATATGTATTCAAGGAGTAATAAGCTTGTTCTTAGTAGGAGAGTTTTTGACCAAATGAAAAGTAGAAACATATATGTATGGACTGCTATGATTAATGGTTGTGTACAGAATAGAGCGCCGGAGGATGCATTGATTCTTTTCCTTGAGATGCAAAGGAAGGATCGGATACAGCCCAATGAAGTATCGCTTATTAGCGTACTTCCAGCTTGTGGCTTGCTTGCTGGATTAATGGGAGGGAAACAAGTCCACGCGTTTTCAATTAAAATGGAATTGAATGATTATATTTCTCTAGGTAATGCTTTGATTGATATGTATGCCAAATGTGGGAGTTTAGATTACGCAAGACGGGTGtttgataatgtttcttattTTAAAGATGCTATAACTTGGAGTTCGATTATCTCGGCATATGGATTACATGGCAAAGGAAGGGAAGCTGTGACTACATATTATGAAATGCTTCAACAGGGGATCAAACCAGACATGATAACAGTGGTTAGTGTTCTTTCTGCTTGTAGCAAGTCAGGATTGGTAGATGAAGGCATTAGTATATATAACTCCTTGACGACGAAGTATGAAATGAAACCAACAGTTGAAATCTGTGCTTGTGTAGTAGATATGTTAGGTCGATCGGGCCAGCTCGATCAAGCACTGGAGTTCATTAAAAAAATGCCAATGAATCCTGGTCCAAGTGTTTGGGGATCTCTTTTCACTGCCTCTGTAATACATGGGAATTCAATGACAAGAGACTTGGCTTATAGGTGCCTTTTAGAGCTAGAACCTGAAAACCCTTCAAATTATATCTCGCTTTCAAATACGTATGCCGCTTATAGAAAATGGGATGTTGTAACTGAAGTGAGAACAATGATGAAAGAGAAGGGTTTAAGAAAAGTTCCAGGTATCAGTTGGATAACTATGGGTGGTAAAACACATTCTTTCACTGTAGCTGATAAAGCACATCCTTGTTCTAGTTCAATCTATGAAATGCTTGATGACCTTGTATCAATAATGACAGATGGATGTACTGATATTGATATTCTAACTTAA